Proteins from a single region of Heterodontus francisci isolate sHetFra1 chromosome 29, sHetFra1.hap1, whole genome shotgun sequence:
- the LOC137346319 gene encoding probable G-protein coupled receptor 139, with protein sequence MTGCGRTAELRSDPLVVGSLSSVYYMLLSLFGTQVGMPVNLLAIVILSRGKCGLSTCTTRYLVAMATSDRLVIITEIILWQISSYYFQGSFLYITPVCSVIGVLSFAAIECSVWFTVTFTFDRFVAICCQKLKTKYCTKKTAAVVLATTCILLCLENVPFYFTYEPAELIDNVPWGCYMKPSYYTEPGWVGFDKFDMVLTPLIPFALILLFNALTVRHILVTSRVRKGLRGQSKGENHSDPEMESRRKSVILLFTISGNFILLWLVYVIEFFYYNITGIEHKDYTHSEYIFQQVGWMLLNLSCCTNTFIYVVTQSKFREQVKSAVKYPVTSIIQLMKKQNN encoded by the exons atgactggatgtggcaggactgcagagctaagatctgatccgttggttgtgggatcgcttagctctgtatattACATGCTGCTTTCGCTTTTTGGCACACaagtaggtatgcctg ttaatttattggcgattgtgatcctgtcccggggaaagtgcggcctctccacctgcaccactcgctacctggtggccatggcaacgtcgGATCGactggtcatcattactgagatcATACTGTGGCAGATCAGTTCTTATTATTTCCAGGGATCTTTCCtgtacatcacccctgtgtgtagtgttatcggtGTCCTTAGTTTTGCAGCCATagaatgttctgtctggttcaccgtcactttcacctttgatcgatttgtggccatttgttgccagaagctgaaaactaaatactgcaccaagaaaactgcggctgtggttctagcaacaacctgcattctgctctgtttagaaaatgttcccttctactttacatatgaacctgcagagctaatcgacaatgtaccgtggggcTGTTATatgaagccaagctattatacagagcctggatgggtgggatttgacaagTTTGAtatggttttaaccccattgatcccatttgctttaatcctgttgttcaacgctctgacagtcagacacattttagtgaccagtcgagtccgtaagggactgaggggtcagagcaagggagagaatcacagtgacccagagatggagagcagaaggaagtctgtgattttactcttcaccatatccggcaacttcatacttctgtggttggtgtatgttatagaattcttttattataacattacaggaatAGAACACAAGGATTACAcccattctgaatatatatttcaacaagtcggatggatgctgttgaacttaagttgctgcacaaacacatttatttatgtggtgactcagtccaagttcagagagcaggtcaagagtgctgtgaaatatccagttacatcaattattcaattaatgaaaaaacaaaacaactga